In the Rhododendron vialii isolate Sample 1 chromosome 2a, ASM3025357v1 genome, ctATAGTGAGTCTTCTGGTGTGTTGAATTCAGCTTTCAAGGAAGGTTGTAAACATTGGTGAATTACGGAGACTAGCGTCACAGGGTATTCCTGATGGTGCCGGTATTCGATGTACAGTATGGAAGGTTAGCAgttattctattttctttgaATTCTGTTGCCACTTGAGTAGAAAtagtttatatttttaaatttctctagAGTTATCTAGTTGGATAAAAATGGAATATGTAAACtgcattgaaaaaaaaatcgcatcTTAATATCTGAGTGTAGAATTTTCACTTCCGGTGTATTCAATGTGGCTGAGCAGCTTTTATTGGGGTACTTGCCAACTGATCGAGGGCTCTGGTCATCAGAATTAATAAAGAAGAGGTCTCAATACAAGCATTTTAAAGAGGAGCTTTTGATGAATCCTGTAAGCCACGCTTGGTACTTTAATGCTTCCATCCGTAGTTTTATCATGCTTATTGTgatattggaaaagaaaatattgaagGTTCTAAAGTACCTTGAACTTCTGATGGTGCAAAAAGTTTGTGTTGGGTTTATGCCCCAGTATATAAGGACGAGCCTCTTGCTTAGGAATTGAGTTTTCGTTTCTTTCATATTATTGGTTGACAACCATTAAAGATCAGGAAGTCTCATGGACGATCTTACTTggatttgttgtttttgtaAGCCACAGTGGCGTGTAGTTTACTTAGTTTCGGCCCTCTTGGACCTTTTGGTTCATCATCTTGGTAATTGTGAAACTACAAAGCTAAGCAATTTTTCCTACTTAGCACACATGAGGAAGCTTCGCGAgtgtgttgattttttttctcaaaattagcCATTTGGGATAGGATCCTTTTTATAAGCATGAAACTCGATCTGGAAGACCCGAAACAAGGACTACGCAAGTTTcccgaattttttttcctgtgaaGGTACTTTTCATTAGAAGCTCAAACAAGGATACAAACCAGTCCAGAAATCAGACAACAATCCCTACTACAGGAGACAGGTCATACAAGACCAAACTAGAACACAGAAAAGAAGAAGCCAGAGCATAAAGAAATCCCAGGAACACAAAAACTTAGCAAAACAAGTTACAGGTTATAGAGGCGCAGCTTCAAGATCCAATGAGGCACATTCCAAGCCCTGCAAATATCCCTATTCTCTTGCTTGGCGTCACATTTCTCCATGGCAGCATAGCGTCTCTAATAGCATTGCAAGTTTTAGCACCAAGAGAGCAAGAAACATTCGTTGAAAAATCCTAACATTTCTTTCACACCGTATACTGTACACTGCAGCAGCTAGAGAAAGCTGAAGCACACATTTCCTGAAAGAGAAAGCTTAAGCACGCACTTCCTGAAACTATTTCCCTTATAGTGTAGAATAAACCAAGCCATCTCATCAACCCATTTCATAGGGGCCCTAACCACCTGATTTCCTCCCAGTAAATATAGCCAAACAGCTCTAGAATAGGAGCATTCGAAAAATAAATGATGATGAGATTCAACACAACCACTGTTACACAAAATGCATGATGCATCAGGAACCACACCCCATAGCAACAACCCGTCCTTAGAGCTCAATTTCTGCTGCATGGCCAGCCAGAGGATGAAGGCCCACCTTGGAACATGCTTATTAAACCACACCACTTTACACCATTCCTGAGTTGGGAAAGTGCTTCTGATAACAGTCCAGCCAGACTTCATAGTAAGATTACCCTGTGtggtgttagatagcttgatatacattgttgggcccatttcctaaccacttaagcttttgggactactggtgacttaacatggtatcagagcttaggttgcaagaggtcttgggttcgagtcTCTCTATTTGCATTTGTCTCCCGTTTGCATTCTGCTTCTCCCATAGCAAGCTATTTGGAGACGGGGTTGCACATGAGGGAtggtgttagatagcttgatatacattattgggtccatctcCTAATAGCTTAAGTTTTTGGGACTACTGGTGACTTAACATGTAGAAGGAGACCAAACTGCTGAACTCAACAGACATATCAGGAAGAAAGTCATCTGGAGTATTAGCTTTTTGATCTCTTGCATAACTCTATTTCTTTCCCTAGGCCACTTCCAAACACCATTGTGAATGAGGGAAGACACTTTAGCACTGAGAGATTGGCCTATGTTGGAGCACACCCTATCTCCATCCATACCTTTTATAAAGTTTCCCGAATTTGTTCATAactcttaacaaataaaaaatccttttttgttttcttgttgccCAATCGGACAATGTTTTTATTCTCATTCCTCTCCATGACTTGTTTCTCCTTGTGACCACAGTGCCTACCCTGTTCATGTTTCCTGTGAATAGTAAGTGATAAATTAAGACAAATACTGAAATGGTTTACACTCAATGCATCTGGAAACTAtcactgttcaaaaaaaaaaaaaaagcatctgGAAACTAAGTTTTGTGTTGCATCTGTTTGTGTTTGATTTGTAAAAGGATTGGAAATCTAAATGTTTCTTTGCTAGGCAGTCAGAAATCACGAGGAGGTTGGATAAGTCCACGTATATAGAAAAGGATGAATCATTACCTGAAACCGGTGTTGTACTCCCAAGATCAGAGATAACTCATGGAGAGCACCCTTTGAGTCTTGGGAAGAGCAGCGTATGGAATCAGTTCTTTCAGGTACGAAATGCAGTGATATTTGTTTTTGTGCTAAGAAGCTTGAATAATCAGACATCTTCTATGCTGCTGTCTTTTTGGAATTCATGGATTTTAATAAATTCCTTAGGCCCCTTTATCCTATTTTGTTTATCTGAACCCTCGGCAGTCACTTCTAACTTCTAAGGTGGAGAGACAAAATGTGGgttttttagttttggaaaCTTTTTCCTAGCTAGATATTTTAGATGCTTTAGTGGTGAAAggtttattttttcaatattatAGGCACGATTCCTCAACTCTCTGTTGCATACCATTCTTGCACCCTACATATGATCTCCCTTTTATGGCAAAAACGTCACTGAGGGCTTATCAGCTGGTTAAGGCGTACTCTATTGTTAAATCTGGATGAGACTCTTATCTGATTTTGGTGCATTATGTTGAAATATAACCTGCCATCTCTGCTGCATAGTGCATAGTATAGCTTGAATGTAATAGGGTATTGGCAAATAAGTGCCAGTTCTCTCACCTTATGCATTCCTGCAGAGACAGTGTTAATACCAGGTGCATACTGCATTTCTAGGAATTGTGCGTCATTTGACTCTACCATCATCAATTTTGTAGGACACAGAGATCATAGAGCAGATTGACCGAGATGTAAAGCGTACACATCCAGGCATGCACTTTTTCTCAGGGGAGTCACAGAGTGCAACAAGCAATCGGGTCAGTTGTCTTATTGGACATGAGATTTGATAAGTATGAGCCTTTGGCTGACGTACATATGTCTTATACTTTCAGGAGGCTCTGAAGAACATCTTAATTGTGTTTGCGAAGCTGAATCCGGGGATAAGATATGTGCAAGGGATGAATGAAATATTGGCACCTTTATTCTACGTGTTCAGAAATGACCCTATGGAGGAAAATGCGGTAAGAAATGGCACATCTTGTTTGGTATCCCTCAATTTGAACTACTGTATATAGCATTTCatattgggggaaaaaaaaaatagaagtcaGGTTTTAAGAATCCTTCAGAAATAAGACAATTTTCTGGATCAGAGTCATTCAGAGTTGCTTGCAAGCTGCATAATATAGCATGACTTTGATTGAAAtgtttaaagattttttttgaatataaatgTTTAAAGATTATGAAGGAgaaatgagtggagagatgATGAAAACCTTGAAGAGAGacaatttatttcatatttctgTGTGGCATTCAGGACATTCAACCCTGTGTCAGATCTGAATGTACTATGAACGATAGGTTTTTGGCATAGACAGCATGGATCTACTCGTCATGTAAATAAGTTGATCATTGTTCTTGTGTACACATAATTTTCAGAACGGTATATGTTTTCATTTGCCGTTTTACTTTGTTTATCGTTTACCTTGTTCGAGTTTTGCAGGCCTGTGCAGAAGCAGACACGTTCTTCTGTTTTGTTGAGTTATTGAGTGGTTTCCGGGATCATTTCTGTCAGCAACTTGATAACAGCGTTGTTGGAATCCGTGCCACAATTACAAGGTTGTCGAGGCTTTTAAAGGAACACGATGAAGAGCTCTGGCGTCATCTAGAGGTCACAACCAAAGTAAGATTCTTTTGCACTTGGActggtaaaaaaaattgtttaccCTTTGAGTTTACTGCCTTGGATGAATCTATTACAGTAAAGATTGAGGTACAGCAGTGGGTGTACAGCAGCCCCGTGCAAATGggttttgcgcccgtctcgggtcccgcaaagatgatcggagccgctcattttgttcaaaatatattgtttacggtctctgtaaaaaatcatctcaatccgatatcggaaaaggcatttacgaatcatccaacttttcttcagaatttagcctaaattctgaagcaaagttggatgattcgtaaatgcCTTTTCTGATATCGGattaaattctgaagcaaagttggatgattcgtaaatgccttttccgatatcggattgagatgattttttacagggaccataaacaatatgttttgaacaaaatgagcggctccgatcatctttgcgggacccgagacgggcgcaaaaccCATCTGTACGGGGCTGCTGTATACCCACTGCTGTACCATTAGCAGCTCTCAATCTATTAAAAAGTATATGGTACTTGATATGTATAGGGTGGACTTTCCACATGAGATGGTTtacttttctttgttgttgGCTTAGCTCCATCAGATGCTGCCAATTATAACCTGTACGGTCTACCATGATCATTAATCAAACgggaagaaaagaaatttaaaaacaaCTACGGTGTAAAGTgtttgaattttctcatttgCTCATTATGTCTAAGCCTATATGGATGCCTGGGTTTCTATTATAGAATTTATCAATATCAAACTCATGATGCCTTCTGGGAGATTCCTTCTTTGTGGCTATTAAATTGGCCTCCATTTAATATCTTCATGTAATTTTTAGTAAGATGACAAGGATTTCCCTATGTATATCTTGATTATCTTCAACTTGTTTTCTGAGGAAAGCTTTGCTGGTATCTTTCTTGTCTTTGGTCATCTGCTACAAGGTTAAAATTGACAATGTCATACCGCTGTTTTATGTATGGAAATAACAGGTCAATCCTCAGTTTTATGCATTCAGATGGATAACTCTTCTCCTGACTCAAGAATTCAATTTTGCCGACAGCCTTCTTATTTGGGATACTCTTTTGAGTGACCTTGAAGGTCCTCAAGTAAGTTTATGTTTCTTActtccattttatttttatttgattcaGTAACTACTAAAAGTCAGTTCATATATGCTCTTTTAGACCTCGCTCgccctttttattattattttagtaaaGCCGTGATTCTGTAGTATTATGAGTAGTGCCATTGGATAGATGCATAAGCTGTAGCTGTTGAAGAAATGGCTGTGAGAGGCGTATCATATATAGTTTTCAATTATCATACAGATGATAGATAATGGTGCTAGTTAATAAGGGATAATTAGCCATAAGGaaggtaaaatagttttcatttaggagAAGGATGTCAACAAAATGGTTTTCAGTGGAggttcttcaactttttgagttctttagccataaggccaaaacatgtttaggcactttcatagggttttaaggtacactttcctattatagagttattgttgtgtttggatgagtttttaagaaagttttacgaaagtaatgattggaagtaggggtaatgagtggagagagatagagagagaaatgagaataataattagagatatgGGTAATAAGCGGatagtaatgattggaagtatgGGTAAtcagtgttttttgagttgggaatttttttccaaatcttgatccaaacaaggcataattAGTAGTtttggcactttcatatataggatatcctagggttttaggcactttcataaacatatttgtccttatgtttgattgcaaaaggtgcTTGTCCTTGagcttaaaaaatgtaaatatgagggatttttggctaagtctccctAGTAATAAAGTGCTGCACTCTGAAACACGAGTCTCTGCATTGTAGTCATTTTCTTCACAAATTTACACAAAAATAGAAGTCATCTACTATATATGATCACTTGTCATTATTCAATATTCATGACGTACGTCTTCTTTCTGTATACCTGTATCTagtatgacaaaaaataaaatacttaatCTTGAAAATAGTAATTCAATCTTGTAATGCAAAAATCAAGCATGTAGCTAAACAGGGCAGTGAactgtgaagttttttttttgtgattctCAGGAAACTCTGCTTCGGATATGCTGTGCAATGCTGATTCTCATCCGGAGGCGTTTACTTGCTGGCGATTTCACTTCTAATCTCAAGTTACTCCAACATTATCCCTCCACAAATATCAGCCACCTCCTATATGTCGCAAACAAACTGCGCACACAGCCAGCTCGGTAGTTCTTTCGGGgggttttttccccttcttgttttgctttatttttcctttccatATTGACGAATTAATCTCACtgttcatttttatttcttctgcTATTTCCCCTTGTTCTTGTGCCTAAACTTTCTTGTAAAATTACTGATTGTAAATGACAGTTAAAGTGATAACTAGCGAGGGGTATTCTTTCCTTTCTTAAGGTGTTCTGGTGAGGGAGAGAGGGTGGTGGTCTTCGGCGGACAGGGAGAAGGGAGGAGAGCTGGCCCTCAAGAGAGAGGGGTCAGCTCCCTTCCAAATGTCAATATCCTCTATCTTCCGTACTCCCCCTTTGTAGGACCATCACGAGCCACATTGATGATTCAAATTGTTAATCTCGTACATCCCGTTTAGAAATAATTTATGCCAAAATcaacttcatcttcatcaaATATTCATGGATACGTGAATAAACTCGTATATTTGTATTACTCCGTATATGTTATTCATAATGTTCTTAAAACTCACTTTATGAGTCCTCTAAAACTCTTCAAAAATAATAGGATAtgtaaatctgaaccattcattttctttcatagACTGGGTTTCATGTATTGTACCAATCTTCAAAACTCTTGGGGGGTTGATAAACCATACATGGAAAAATATTCAAGTAGTGttgaaaaattgaagcaaaacaTGACACCAGATATGGCAGATTGTTTTCAAGACTAACTAAACATCGCTATTTTGAGAATGTTTATTACAAGAGATTGTCTTATTTATGGAGGTGCAGTAAACAGTATGTTTACTGCACCAACTAATCTCAGCCGTCTATTTGTGCAATGAATGGCtaagattcgttttcaattataatcggtcacaattaactctttttcgaaaaaatttcattcacatcttgaccgttcaaaacacatttgaacGGTCGTAAAGAAGATTTTTTCTTATTACATTCTCTCTTTCCTCGTTTTGTACAGTAGTACTATCTTTGTCATGCGGAGTAGTACTATTTATAGAGGAAGGTCTAGGGCTAATTCAGTAATATACCATAACTAGAGGGACTTGGACAGTAGTTTGGGAGGAGCTTTCCTCAATTTCCCACCTCCTTCCAATTCTTCTTTGCTGTGGAATTCTCACGATGTCGTGATGATGTCATCCACATGACATCACTCAAATAATCTCATCCACGACATCACCCAAGTAATCTCATCCACATGACATCACCCAAATGATGTCATCCCGAGTAGAACTAGTAGGAGTAGAAATGTTAAAATATTTCgtggatttggattgaaaatttaagtaactaatttttttttgtctttatttgaattttttttgcgtttgtttgttttgcgttaaacttttatAACTTATTGGTTGGGCTTGAGGAGaggaaaccaaaccaaactgagcttacgtcccaatcacttgggacgtaaaaaatttgatcgaaactcataattttctgaataaagacaaaaataagtcaaaaaactttttttttacttttctttttatcttttttaaaaaaattatgagttttgatcaaaattttttatttttccgattccttttgctgagatgaatcaataagtcacaaaagtttgacgtaaaattaacaaatgcgaattttttttaataaagacaaattaAGTTACTATTTGACTTTCCAATCCAAATCCCTCCAATGCGCCCAATTCTGATGGCATAATTTGGTGAAACGGGAACCATAATCCTGTTAAGAACTCAAAGACTCGTTAAAAATGTAGGATCaacctactctctctctctctctctttcttcaagAACACTTTTCAGGAATAATAGTCACTTGGAGGGTGCGTGAGAGCAAGGAGGGGCTGCACCTCACGTACCCCGCTCCCTACCTCTCAGCCCTCCTCTCCTCCCATCTCCCTTACATCTTCTGTGACGCTGTTAGAGTTAGATCCGGCATTCGCTGGACCAACAACGTTTGTCCGACGATTCGGAGTTGATTTGGACAGTTTAGTGACAAATCCACTGAAACCGGCTCTTAGTGACGAAGACTGAATAacgaatttttgtttttttttttgggtcccttttttgattcctcttttGTGGAAAGCAAGAGAAACCTTATTCTCGAAAAGTGTGCATCTTTCAGAAAAGTATCACTCAATGTGTATATCTTGGTTAGCAAAGCTtgaaacacaattttaaaaagtgaTGGAGTAAAATTATACTACTGCATGGAGGGGCCGTGTAAAGGGTTTGTACGGCAAAGCTCTAAATAATTGAAACGTCACTTATTCTTCctctttcattctttcttttggcactctacaaaacagaaacttaattataaaagtcttagaggcaaaaattaattataaccttcagaataaaataatcagaagaataagatcttcacactggttcaaacggattgaaaattggagcacttaattgaaaattttcaattaagtgctccaattttcaatccgtttgaaccagtacgaagattttatttttatcatcatGGAGTAATATtctaaaggttcaaaattacttttttttttctctaaagcTCTCTTAATTAAATATCTGCTCTATAGGGTCCCAAATAAAGagtagatatttaattatgagagttttgcagacaaaaattaattacgaccctGTAGAATAATATAAtgataaaaataagatctttgtaccagttcaaatatattgaaaattcgatcacttaattttttaaacacaCTCTCTTCTATTTTCCATTGATAAGCCAAGTACAATGGGACAGAGGAATGCCAAGTAcaatgagaaagagaaaataagagAACAGAACAGGAAAAGGAAAGTGGCTGTGCTAGGGACtaagaaaatggacaaaaaaaaaattcttaaaaggtacatgaacggctcagattcactgcACAGTGAAgtaaatctgagccgtttatgtacactttaagggtctttttttgcccattttgtttgcacttaacatttctcaagggaaaaatatttttcgaacTTAAAACATGGCAAAAACATGGCAACCacaaaagagccaaaaaaagaaaactggtAAAACAGACAAAACAAGATCGAGATAAACGACAATTGGATCATAAATTGGTAAgaggaaaggggaaaaaaatatttacagaCAAAACAAGATCGAGATAAATCAAGAACACTATCTAAATATCTTTAATATCAGTTTTATTTACTGCATGAATATTCACATATTCTTCGGGCGAATAATACAAATTCAGGGTCTAAACATAAACTAAAAGCGGTCACGAGGAATTACTTGCATCTCCTGGGTAGTTTAGGCGGGAAAGGTATTGttgtcgtggtggtggtggtggttgttctTGTTAATGGAAGCGGAGCTGAAACAACGAGCAGCTGAAACAATGGCCTGAACCATTGATTCCCACATCATCGTCTTAACCAGCTTCCTCTTTCTTGGGAAAACACTGGCGGCAACGGGCTTTGTTCGAGCTCCTCCGGCAATTGAGTTTGCCGCCGCCTCAGTCCCTTCTCCTCCGCCTTTGGCTCTGACCACTTCCTCTCCTGGCTTCGCCTCCATTTCTTTTTGCTAGTGTTCAGTTACTAAACCTCCATTTccgttcatatatatatatataggcttaCGTATTATTCCATTCACATACAGTATTATTCCATTCATTGAATCatttgcccctctctctctctctctctctctctccctctgtgcGCACGCCCGCACCAACGTCATGTTCAATCAACGTCATGTTCAATCCTTGGGGATGTATTTCAGGGCTCACGTCAATGATATTGATAGGAGTTATAATTTTTAGAGTTGAAAATATGTGTCactcttaaaattttattgaccGGATATCATTCGATATGATTTCGTAATATGTTtgttttataagaaaaaaaactattgcTACACTCTGAAATCAGAAATTCGTTTTCTTCAACATAGATGTGTAGGATTTGCGAAGCGACTAAAATATTTTACGAGCTCCTATTTCACTTAAGGATTTTCATTATTCCATGCGACAATAGCGGCTCCACCCTTTGGTTAGGGGGGTCGTATACAAATACCGCAATCTATTTTCACCGTGATCAACTGTACTTATATGCTCAAGGTAATCTCAACTATTTGGCATTTGTAGTTAAGTGAATCCATATTTTTTCGGTAAGTTAAATTTTATTGGGCACAAGCCAACACCAAGATTACAAGAGAACCAAAACAGAACACAGCAAAAAGGAGGGCATACCCTCTCTACACACGCAAGGATGGGACCGGGGTTTAGTGGCGGCGACCatcacgacaagaattttagaaaatgcaattattatatataaaaaaaaaattatacccaactgatatagtctcgccactactagatttttttagtatacatttcgccactggtAGTCTGATAAGGTAAAATCCTGATTCCGTCCTTGTACACACAAACTCCAACACaacacaaaacaacacaaaaacaaggCCAAAAAGCAGCCAAGGTTACAAAGAACGTCCCACGCAACCCCTGTAGCTAGGGATCAAGGTTATAAATTTGAAACTTAAAattgcccctttttttttttttttttgtacaagtCTTTTCGTTTATGTACCTATCAATATtcgattaagctaatttttggcATGGATGACATACTTGACAAGCTCTACAGAATGAATAACTCCGATCATTattactgatggcgctccatTTTGTTACTATTCCTGATTTGggacctttttattttttataggatTTTGATATTCACGCTCCACTTTTTCCTGATGGCGCTCCATTTGGTTCATAAAGTTGCTAGTAACTTTACGTTAAAAGTTGAGCGCCATCAATAAAAAAtgaagcgcgaatatcaatttccatttttatATCATTGCTTTGGGACTTCAAGCTTGGCCTTCTTAAACTTGGTTACCAAAGATGGGCATCCCACCtattaaaaaccaaaaaagctaCTCGAAACTCGGAAAGCCACCAAAGGAAACTTTCTTTTTGCCTTAGGCCTTGTTTGATAAGTGAGTTAGAGGGTGGGATAGGATTATTAATCCTATGGGTCTCCTAATTCTATGTTTGATTGCATAAAATGGAAGGGGATTAATTAGTAATCCCATGGGATGGGCAATCCCCTCACTAGGAAGGATTAGTAATACCTTGGGGACTAGGTATTAACAATCCTATCCATGAAATTAAATTACATTGACCCAATTACCCTTGGTCATTTGAATAAATTATGCAATTACCCTTGGGATCTCACATGTGCCCCAAAAAACCACCGGAAATTACCACTGATGTAATGGgtattgtcacgccctcgattttcaacataattaagtaatacatttcaataaaagagaaacctcacatatcatatacgttacccaaaggagtttcccacctgtttaatttacaaacaagtctttaagttttgataattacaactttagtcaaaagaaaattcaatagtaattatttacaaaaccatctttaatgaattgagatcttcacaaagatgatgaaataaccagtgatgtcagcttccaaaagtcttttactgtcaagcacacaatgcatgcaatctattgcccgacatcagaacctgaaaagaaagatttgattgagctacactagcccagtagagaattctaaacttaagctatatgtagtttgaatgaatcatacaccgagaatgaatgagtatggACAGATATGCCTATCGTACAAGTGATTACCAACAAGCTGCAAATTGTCgtctaagagtcctagacttcacatcaatgtcactagccgtttacttccttaactagttatattattaaactTACGTTATTCCACATTTGtttataatcaaatcaaaacatcttatcatTCTTCGTACGGttgtacaatctttctcgtgtccacattgacctTCATTAAATCcttttattgcaaaacctttcttttcctttaatccggtatttcccatcaataattactagggtcacctcgggtctagttccctcgagcgcagggtcaccccgagtcttttcccttaataataataatcaggtggggtcacctcgagtctagttccctcgagcgcagggtcaccccgagtcttttcctccaataatatgaatcagttgggtcaccttgggtctagttccctcgagcgtagggtcaccccgagtcttttcccttaacaacgaccacttgggtcacctttcacacttttcacaatcgacatcatttcataatcaatttcatcatccctttgacggttataccactgaattttaattaatcattacgcgACTCCACAAATGTACATGTTCATGCATTTTCATTAGTTTACCCATTCGCATCTAACATAGCATATCAAGCccgtacatataatcctaccatactttatccgttagtttctacacttgaacctcatagagagagtgtcaaaaggattaaaagactCGACGAGTCGTGAGGACACAagttattttatcatctcaaacaattctttctcacatcgattttcacttcaagcattctaaacaatctaccaatccaccacgttgattacatctcaaaccgctcctaactgtcatccatatcaagactctgactaattaattaatacacgcCTTTTCCTTTAAGCATACCACAAtcccacacgtcctcaccgtacctctaagtacatttcccgtGCCTCCACATATTAACCCAcaacta is a window encoding:
- the LOC131318098 gene encoding uncharacterized protein LOC131318098 isoform X1, whose translation is MVKKSVPDWLNSSLWSTAPPPTPLNEDDDDGRRIGKSSSSDSAAAPSNSSSSKSANTTTTPVRQQATVVPVRPEPPPEVEIRDPLSSSNNNVENGSGTVEIRDPTGDDVSVQAQLLQELSRKVVNIGELRRLASQGIPDGAGIRCTVWKLLLGYLPTDRGLWSSELIKKRSQYKHFKEELLMNPSEITRRLDKSTYIEKDESLPETGVVLPRSEITHGEHPLSLGKSSVWNQFFQDTEIIEQIDRDVKRTHPGMHFFSGESQSATSNREALKNILIVFAKLNPGIRYVQGMNEILAPLFYVFRNDPMEENAACAEADTFFCFVELLSGFRDHFCQQLDNSVVGIRATITRLSRLLKEHDEELWRHLEVTTKVNPQFYAFRWITLLLTQEFNFADSLLIWDTLLSDLEGPQETLLRICCAMLILIRRRLLAGDFTSNLKLLQHYPSTNISHLLYVANKLRTQPAR
- the LOC131318098 gene encoding uncharacterized protein LOC131318098 isoform X2 — translated: MVKKSVPDWLNSSLWSTAPPPTPLNEDDDDGRRIGKSSSSDSAAAPSNSSSSKSANTTTTPVRQQATVVPVRPEPPPEVEIRDPLSSSNNNVENGSGTVEIRDPTGDDVSVQAQLLQELSRKVVNIGELRRLASQGIPDGAGIRCTVWKLLLGYLPTDRGLWSSELIKKRSQYKHFKEELLMNPSEITRRLDKSTYIEKDESLPETGVVLPRSEITHGEHPLSLGKSSVWNQFFQDTEIIEQIDRDVKRTHPGMHFFSGESQSATSNREALKNILIVFAKLNPGIRYVQGMNEILAPLFYVFRNDPMEENAACAEADTFFCFVELLSGFRDHFCQQLDNSVVGIRATITRLSRLLKEHDEELWRHLEVTTKVNPQFYAFRWITLLLTQEFNFADSLLIWDTLLSDLEGPQETLLRICCAMLILIRRRLLAGDFTSNLKLLQHYPSTNISHLLYIANKLRT